CTAATGCTGGAGGAGTTACAACCAGTGTACTAGAAATGGCACAAAGAAGCTCAAATATGCACTGGTCATTTGATGAGGTTGATTCCCGATTAAAAAGAACCATGGTTGACATATATAGAAATATTGATCAAATGGCTAA
The Methanobacteriales archaeon HGW-Methanobacteriales-1 DNA segment above includes these coding regions:
- a CDS encoding NADP-specific glutamate dehydrogenase, encoding NAGGVTTSVLEMAQRSSNMHWSFDEVDSRLKRTMVDIYRNIDQMAKEYGFEGNYVVGANITGFIKVAKAMLAQGIV